In Nocardioides bizhenqiangii, the DNA window CTGGTCCTCGACTATCCCGGCATCGCCGTTCGGTTCGCCTAGCAGCAGGCGGCCTCGCTCCTTCATCGATCAGCTGCGCCTGCGCGACAGGAGGCCTCCTCCGACCAACGCCAACTCGGCGAGGCCGAGTGTCGCGCCGGTGATCCACAGGGCGCAGGTGACCCACCCGAACACCGGCACCGTGGCGCCGACGTCTGCCTGCACGGCGACACCGCTGGTGGCGTCGGCGTTCATGATGACCGCCGTCCAGTTGCCGTTCCTGGGGGTCCAGGTCACGCTCTGGGTGCCGGGACCGCTCGTCTGGGCGATCCAGATGTCCGCGTCCGCCGGCGTGCTGGCCGGTGCTCCGCCGATGTGGTCGGTGTTCGTCGTCTCCTGGTCGTCGACGTCCTCGACCGTCGTGTAGGCGACACCGCGCAAGTACGCCTTGGCGTCGTCCGCGCGGGCGATGCCGATGAAGACCGAGGTGTCCGGGTCGGCGCTGGTGGCGCGCAGCCGCGCGCGGCCGAGGATCCAGTCACCGCTCAGTCCGTTGAGATCGACCTCCTTGACGGCGAGGGCGTGACCGCCGGTGTCGAGCGAGGTCTCGTCGGTGGTGAGGTAGTCACCGTCCCGACGGTCGTCGTCGAACCAGCTGAGCACGCCGGCGGTGGCGAGGGAGCCGGCGGCTCCGATCAGCAGGAACAGCCCCAGGACGAGCGCGACCACGCGGCGGGCGGACCGCCGGGGGGCCCGGACGGGCTGGGGGACGGGGGGTCGGGGGTGAGGGGCGGTGATGGTCATGGTGTTTCTCCTTGCTGAGGTCAGTAGTCGTTCGAGTGAGTGCGGCGCAGGTGCCGCCGAGCCGGGCAGTGTCGGGTGACACTGCCCGGCCTGGTGCGGGACTGGGTCAGTCCGTGACCACCGCCTTGAGGACATCGACCTTGGCGGCCGACCTGGCGGGTCCAAGCGCCGCGAGCACGCCGGCGACGGCAGCCAGGACGACGTACACGGCGATCTGCGGTGCGGGGATCGAGACTCCCGTGATGCCCTGGTCCTCGAGGACCCTGGACAGAGCCACCCCGATCCCGATCCCGAGGCCGGCACCGGACAGCGCGCCGATCAGCGAGATCACGACCGACTCCCAGCGGACCATCGCCCTGACCTGACCGCGGGTCATGCCGACCGCGCGGAGCAGACCCAGCTCGCGGGTGCGCTCGAAGACCGAGAGCGCCAGCGTGTTGACGATGCCGAGGAGCGCGATCACGACCGCGAGCAACAGCATCACGGTGACGAAGGTCAGCAGTCCGTCGATGAACCCGCTGGCCTCGGCCTCGTAGGCGTCCTGGTCCAGCACCTTGGCGTCCGGGTGGTCGGCCAGGGCCGCCGTGATGGCGTCCTGGACCTCGTCCCGATCGGCACCGGCCGCCACCTTCACCAAGGCGGAGGTGACGAGCTGCGGTCCTGCAAGGGCGTTCTGCTCGTCCAGCCCGATCACGAAGTTGTCCGTGACCCAGCCCTTGGAGTCGAAGATCCCCACGAGCTCGAGCTGGTGCTTGCCCGTGGCTGCGAACTCAGCGTCCACGGTGTCACCGAGCTCCCACCCGTTGCTCTCGGCGATGTCCCTGGAGACGACGACGGTGTCGTCCCCCAGCTCGGACAGCGAGCCCTGGGAGAGGTCGAGCTGCATCAGGTCGCCGGCGGTTGCCGGGTCGACCGCGGAGTAGCTCGTGTCATGGCCCTCGAACCTGGCCATGCCCCAACCGCTGGCAGCGACCGAGTCGACGCCCTCGACGTCCTCCACCGCAGCCACCACGGTCGGGCTGAACCCGGGGCCCTGGGAGCTCGCGCTGGTGACGTAGAGGTCGGCATCGGTCTTGTCACCGATGACTTCCCCGAAGGAGGTCTTCAACGAAGAGGCGAAGACGCTCATGCTCACGACCAGCGTGAGCCCGATCATGAGCGCTGCGGCGGTGGCAGCAGTACGACGCGGGTTGCGCACCGCGTTCTGCGTCGCCAGCTCGCCGGAGAGTCCCCGGAGCTTCATCGGAGCACCGATCGCCGCGGCCAGCGGACGCACCGCCATCGGGAGCGCGACGATGACTCCGACCAGCACGGAGAGCAGGCCCACGCCGAACACGACCATCGGTGCGTCGGCGTACAACGTGCTCAGGACACCTGCGGTTCCCAGGCCGAGGACGGTCGTTCCGACCAGTGCCCGCCGTTTGGAGAAGCTGCCGGTGTCGGCCGCGGACTCCCGCAGCGCCTCGACCGGACGCACCTTCGTGGCGCGGCGGGCGGGGACGAGCGCGGAGACGACGGTGACGAGGGTGCCGACGGCCATCGAGATGATGATGGTGCGGGGCTCCACCTGGAGCGACGTCGTCGGCAGGCTGAACCCGGCCACGTCCATGAGGACCTTGAGGCCCTTCGCTACTCCTAGGCCGAGCGCGACGCCGATCGCGGACGCTCCAGCGCCGATCAGGATCGCCTCGAAGAGCAGGCTCCGCTTGATCTGCCGTTTGGTCGCGCCGATGGCCCGCATGAGGGCGATCTCCCGCGAGCGTTGCGTGACGATCATCGTGAAGGTGTTCCAGATGATGAAGCCACCGACGAACAGCGCGATGCCGGCGAAGATCGAGAAGAGGATGTTGATCATCTTCATGTTGCTCTTGACGGCGTCGGCGTTCTCCTTCGACACCGCGTCGCCGGTCACCGCCTCCGTGCCTTCCGGCACGACGGCAGACAACCGCTCCGCGAGCTCGGCCTGAGAGATCCCGGGGTCCGCGCTCACCTCGATGGTGTCGAAGACGCCCGGGGTGCCCAGCACCCGCTGAGCGGTCGCTACGTCGAAGTACGCGGACGTGCTGCCGCCGAGGTCCTTGTCGTCGCCGAAGCCGACGGTGCCGACCACGGTGAACTCCTCGGTGGGTCCCTGGAACAGGATCTTGATGGTCGACCCGACCTCGATGTCGTTCTCCTCGGCGCTGGTGGCGTCGATGGCGACCTCGTGGGGTCCGTCCGGCGCTTCGCCGGCCAGCACCTTGACGTCGCCGCGGAGCTTCTCGTCGGCCGACATCGTGGCGCCCGTCGTGGGCAGCCCGCCCGGGGGGATGACGGCGTCGCCGTCGGTGTCGGTGAGCAGGGCGTACCCGCTGACCGATCCCTCCGCCGCGCGCACGCCTTCGACCTGCTCGACCTGGTCGAGGACGGCCGCGTCGATCGGGGCACGGCTGGTGCTGACGCCCTCCGAGGCCGAGTAGGCGGCCTCGGTCCGGACGACCGCGTCGGTGCCGGCGGCGACCTTGTCGAACAGCCGGTCGAACGCGGTGCCCATGGTGTCGGTGAGGACGAGCGTGCCAGCCAGGAAGGCGACCCCGAGGGCGATCGAGGCCGTCGTGAGCGCGAGCCGCAGCTTGTGCGCGAGCATGCCGCGGAGGGTGGTGGTCAACATGATCAGGCCCCCAGCGTCTTCATGTAGTCGTAGACCTCATCGGCGCTCGGCCGGCGCATCTCGTCGACGATGCGACCGTCCGCGAGGAAGATCACGCGGTCGGCGTAGCTCGCGGCGTTCGCGTCATGGGTGACCATGACGACGGTCTGGTTGAGCTCGGTGACGGCCCGGCGCAGGAACCCGAGCAGCTCGGCGCCCGAGCGTGAGTCGAGCGCGCCGGTGGGCTCGTCGGCGAAGACGATCTGCGGCTTCGACGCCAGCGCCCGGGCAGCGGCGACCCGCTGCTGCTGGCCGCCCGAGAGCTGGGCCGGCCGGTGGCCGAGCCGCTCCGTGAGGCCGACGGTCTCGACGATGGATGCCACCCAGTGCTCGTCGGGCGTGCGCCCGGCGATCTTCATGGGAAGCACGATGTTCTCCGCCGCGGTCATGGTCGGCAGGAGGTTGAAGGACTGGAAGATGAACCCGATCCGGTCCCGACGGAGGAGGGTGAGCCCCTTGTCGTCGAGGGTGCTGATGTCGGTGTCGCCGAGGAACACCTGACCGCTCGTCGGCTGGTCCAGCCCGGCGAGCATGTGCAGCAGCGTCGACTTGCCGGAGCCGGAGGGTCCCATGATGGCGGTGAACTCACCGGCACCGAGGCCCACGGTCACGTTGTCGAGGGCGGTGACGGTGGCGTCGCCGGTCCCGTAGCTCTTGTTGAGGTTGACGGCGCCGGCGGCGGTGGTGACCACTGCCGACTCCGTGGAAGTGATGACAGACATGTGAGTCTCCCGTTGGGTTCTTGGGTTGGTTTCCGCCCGGTCGGGCGAGGTGTGACCAGCACACGCGAGTCCGGCGCCGGTGCCGATGGAGGTGGGCGCACGC includes these proteins:
- a CDS encoding ABC transporter permease gives rise to the protein MLTTTLRGMLAHKLRLALTTASIALGVAFLAGTLVLTDTMGTAFDRLFDKVAAGTDAVVRTEAAYSASEGVSTSRAPIDAAVLDQVEQVEGVRAAEGSVSGYALLTDTDGDAVIPPGGLPTTGATMSADEKLRGDVKVLAGEAPDGPHEVAIDATSAEENDIEVGSTIKILFQGPTEEFTVVGTVGFGDDKDLGGSTSAYFDVATAQRVLGTPGVFDTIEVSADPGISQAELAERLSAVVPEGTEAVTGDAVSKENADAVKSNMKMINILFSIFAGIALFVGGFIIWNTFTMIVTQRSREIALMRAIGATKRQIKRSLLFEAILIGAGASAIGVALGLGVAKGLKVLMDVAGFSLPTTSLQVEPRTIIISMAVGTLVTVVSALVPARRATKVRPVEALRESAADTGSFSKRRALVGTTVLGLGTAGVLSTLYADAPMVVFGVGLLSVLVGVIVALPMAVRPLAAAIGAPMKLRGLSGELATQNAVRNPRRTAATAAALMIGLTLVVSMSVFASSLKTSFGEVIGDKTDADLYVTSASSQGPGFSPTVVAAVEDVEGVDSVAASGWGMARFEGHDTSYSAVDPATAGDLMQLDLSQGSLSELGDDTVVVSRDIAESNGWELGDTVDAEFAATGKHQLELVGIFDSKGWVTDNFVIGLDEQNALAGPQLVTSALVKVAAGADRDEVQDAITAALADHPDAKVLDQDAYEAEASGFIDGLLTFVTVMLLLAVVIALLGIVNTLALSVFERTRELGLLRAVGMTRGQVRAMVRWESVVISLIGALSGAGLGIGIGVALSRVLEDQGITGVSIPAPQIAVYVVLAAVAGVLAALGPARSAAKVDVLKAVVTD
- a CDS encoding ABC transporter ATP-binding protein, encoding MSVITSTESAVVTTAAGAVNLNKSYGTGDATVTALDNVTVGLGAGEFTAIMGPSGSGKSTLLHMLAGLDQPTSGQVFLGDTDISTLDDKGLTLLRRDRIGFIFQSFNLLPTMTAAENIVLPMKIAGRTPDEHWVASIVETVGLTERLGHRPAQLSGGQQQRVAAARALASKPQIVFADEPTGALDSRSGAELLGFLRRAVTELNQTVVMVTHDANAASYADRVIFLADGRIVDEMRRPSADEVYDYMKTLGA